The following proteins are co-located in the Blastopirellula marina genome:
- a CDS encoding TlpA disulfide reductase family protein, translating to MKSPTARWAMALGLAAFSGSAALAAGPTAEQALQLQPIQADVDYQRPAAGEIAQCKIGAEKIGNATGWVVSGPNGERLRVFLDTNDDKKVDQWSYFKDGVEVYRDVDSDFNGKADQYRWLGMAGTRWGVDVDEDGKVDGWKMISAEEVSSELVEAAKTGDVDRFISLIPTQDELKSLGLTGQRAKDIADKVAKSEQAFTAWARTQKAIDNSTKWVHFGATRPGVVPAGTDGVTKDLVVYENAIAMLETGGQHGQIELGTLVRINDAWRLIGVPSGGAGASEVAANPQGSFFSVSYNGGPAAASGNMGIGAEMQELLDQLEKLDQQMAQATSPQQREQIAMQRLEVIKKVIGAANDPEMRENWIKQLADALSGGIQTGELTKGLDQLQSLADQVEKQAPKTDLAAYVRFREMSAAYTQQFNDPKADYAKIQDAWLAKLEGFIDAYPKSADSAEAMMQLAIAHEFAGEEDDAKKWYARIRSDFEGSTLGDKANGAIRRLDAVGKPYVIRGTTLDGKKLDSSAFKGKAVLIQYWATWCEPCVEDMKVIRELQAKYGARGFQPIGVSLDSGEAEVRQFLTANRLPWPQLYQDGGLDSPYALEMGVLTLPTMILIGPDGTVISRGLHISQLDSELGKLIK from the coding sequence ATGAAGAGTCCTACGGCTCGATGGGCGATGGCCCTGGGGTTGGCGGCTTTCAGCGGAAGTGCGGCACTTGCAGCCGGGCCGACCGCCGAACAAGCCCTGCAATTACAACCCATCCAAGCAGATGTTGACTATCAACGCCCCGCCGCAGGGGAAATTGCTCAGTGCAAAATCGGCGCTGAAAAGATCGGAAACGCGACTGGCTGGGTCGTCAGCGGCCCCAACGGCGAGCGTTTACGAGTCTTTCTCGATACCAACGACGACAAGAAGGTCGATCAGTGGTCGTACTTTAAAGATGGCGTCGAGGTCTACCGCGACGTCGATAGCGACTTCAATGGTAAAGCCGATCAGTATCGTTGGCTCGGTATGGCCGGAACCCGCTGGGGCGTGGATGTCGACGAAGATGGCAAGGTCGACGGCTGGAAGATGATTTCCGCCGAAGAGGTCTCGTCGGAACTGGTCGAAGCCGCCAAAACGGGCGATGTCGATCGCTTTATCTCCTTGATTCCTACGCAAGATGAACTGAAATCGCTCGGTTTGACAGGGCAACGGGCCAAAGATATCGCCGACAAGGTTGCTAAAAGCGAGCAGGCGTTCACGGCTTGGGCGCGTACGCAGAAGGCCATTGATAACAGCACCAAATGGGTGCACTTTGGTGCGACCCGCCCTGGCGTTGTGCCAGCAGGGACGGACGGCGTAACGAAAGACCTGGTGGTTTACGAAAATGCAATCGCCATGCTCGAGACGGGCGGTCAACACGGCCAGATCGAACTCGGAACGTTGGTTCGTATCAACGACGCCTGGCGTTTGATTGGTGTTCCAAGTGGTGGTGCTGGGGCTTCGGAAGTCGCTGCCAATCCGCAAGGTTCGTTCTTTTCGGTCAGCTATAACGGTGGTCCCGCTGCTGCTTCGGGCAACATGGGCATCGGCGCCGAAATGCAAGAATTGCTAGATCAACTCGAAAAGCTCGATCAGCAGATGGCGCAAGCTACTTCGCCACAGCAGCGCGAACAAATCGCCATGCAGCGATTGGAAGTCATTAAGAAGGTGATTGGTGCTGCCAACGATCCGGAAATGCGTGAGAACTGGATCAAGCAACTCGCCGATGCCCTGAGTGGTGGCATTCAAACCGGCGAACTCACCAAAGGATTGGATCAACTTCAATCGTTGGCTGATCAGGTTGAAAAGCAGGCCCCCAAGACCGATCTCGCCGCGTATGTTCGCTTCCGCGAGATGAGTGCAGCTTACACGCAGCAATTCAACGATCCGAAAGCGGACTACGCCAAGATTCAAGATGCCTGGCTCGCCAAGCTGGAAGGCTTCATTGATGCCTACCCGAAAAGTGCTGACTCGGCCGAAGCGATGATGCAGTTGGCAATCGCGCACGAATTTGCCGGTGAGGAAGACGACGCTAAGAAGTGGTATGCCCGCATTCGCAGCGACTTCGAGGGAAGCACGCTCGGCGACAAGGCCAACGGTGCGATCCGCCGCCTGGATGCCGTGGGCAAGCCGTACGTCATTCGCGGAACCACGCTGGACGGCAAGAAGCTCGATTCGTCGGCCTTCAAGGGTAAGGCCGTGCTAATTCAGTACTGGGCGACCTGGTGTGAACCTTGCGTCGAGGACATGAAGGTGATTCGCGAACTTCAGGCCAAGTATGGTGCTCGCGGTTTTCAGCCGATCGGGGTCAGCCTTGATTCAGGCGAAGCAGAAGTTCGTCAGTTCCTGACGGCCAACCGCCTGCCTTGGCCGCAGTTGTATCAAGATGGCGGTCTCGATAGCCCATACGCCTTGGAGATGGGTGTGCTGACGTTGCCGACCATGATTTTGATCGGTCCCGACGGTACGGTCATTAGCCGCGGCTTGCATATTTCGCAGCTCGATTCCGAACTCGGCAAGTTGATCAAATAG